A genomic region of Jaculus jaculus isolate mJacJac1 chromosome 10, mJacJac1.mat.Y.cur, whole genome shotgun sequence contains the following coding sequences:
- the LOC101604339 gene encoding zinc finger protein 786, with translation MRRTTPARAPAPPARRGRCGAERPPGPGPARGGGADLGELAGHRGRAGGCCGWRTGHRCTVEDGGRRRGHALQRAMVESARSPLTFEDVAVHFSEQEWQNLEEWQKELYKHVMRTNYEMLLSLDGGLPKPELISWIEKGTESFCSWAEAQKLENVIHPSVDVHFDPVIGKQLFGGEKEAISFGPDQCMDLMNAQRHNPEALTAMVNSSSQSAQREGISTYKALGFPSFLEVPVQQHTHHSLPVHGENSWKNHFVKHQKGHSKDPSHKVWKKINKRASAQQQWDTAGAQRHFPCPECGESFRLKSTLRAHQQRHGRERPFTCSECGRAFVHQCSLRDHLRVHSGERPFQCPDCLRSFRLKGLLKAHQFTHSKEMPFSCGECGKGFTKQCSLTGHLRVHSGERPFQCPECDRSFRLKGQLLSHQRLHTGERPFQCPECGKSYRVKSDMKTHQLMHSGQMPFSCECGKGFAKQSKLVEHIRIHTGEKPFQCPKCDKSFRLKVQLLSHQGLHTGERPFHCPECDKNFRERSHMLRHQRIHRPERPFACGDCGKGFIYKSRLAEHIRVHPKSCQAPRKPDIKTRLSQLLAMIEADWS, from the exons ATGCGAAGAACGACTCCCGCCCGTGCTCCGGCTCCTCCCGCCCGCAGGGGGCGCTGTGGGGCAGAGCGGCCGCCGGGTCCCGGGCCCGCGCGGGGCGGCGGTGCTGACCTTGGGGAATTGGCCGGGCATCGGGGCCGAGCAGGTGGCTGCTGCGGGTGGAGAACCGGGCACCGCTGCACTGTGGAGGACGGTGGACGCCGTCGGGGCCACGCCCTGCAACGGGCCATGGTCGAGTCCGCTAGG AGCCCTTTGACTTTTGAGGATGTGGCAGTTCATTTCTCGGAGCAAGAATGGCAGAATCTAGAGGAATGGCAGAAGGAGCTTTACAAGCATGTCATGAGAACCAATTATGAAATGCTTCTCTCTCTAG ATGGTGGACTTCCCAAACCAGAACTGATTTCCTGGATTGAAAAGGGTACAGAATCCTTCTGCAGCTGGGCAGAGGCACAGAAACTAGAAAACGTGATTCACCCCTCTGTTGATGTGCATTTTGATCCAGTTATTGGGAAACAGCTATTTGGAG GAGAAAAGGAAGCTATTTCCTTTGGACCTGACCAATGCATGGATCTCATGAACGCACAGAGGCACAACCCTGAGGCTCTAACTGCAATGGTTAACAGTTCCAGCCAGTCTGCTCAAAGAGAAGGGATCTCAACTTACAAAGCTCTGGGTTTCCCTAGCTTTCTGGAAGTCCCTGTCCAGCAGCATACCCACCACTCTTTGCCTGTCCACGGGGAAAACTCCTGGAAGAACCACTTCGTGAAGCACCAGAAGGGTCATTCCAAGGACCCATCACACAAGGTCTGGAAGAAGATCAACAAACGGGCTAGTGCCCAGCAGCAATGGGACACGGCAGGGGCACAGAGGCATTTCCCATGTCCTGAGTGTGGGGAGAGCTTCCGCCTGAAGAGCACATTGCGAGCCCACCAGCAGCGACATGGCAGAGAGAGGCCTTTCACCTGCAGCGAATGTGGCCGAGCCTTTGTCCACCAGTGCAGTCTCCGAGACCACCTCAGAGTGCACAGTGGGGAAAGGCCCTTCCAGTGCCCAGACTGCCTTAGGAGCTTCCGCCTGAAGGGCCTTCTGAAGGCCCACCAGTTTACCCATAGCAAGGAGATGCCATTCTCCTGTGGGGAGTGTGGCAAGGGTTTTACCAAGCAGTGCAGCCTCACTGGGCACTTGCGTGTGcacagtggcgagaggcccttcCAGTGCCCAGAGTGTGACAGGAGCTTCCGCCTGAAGGGGCAGCTGCTTAGCCATCAGCGTCTGCACACAGGCGAGAGACCCTTTCAGTGCCCAGAGTGTGGCAAGAGCTATCGTGTGAAGTCTGACATGAAGACACACCAGTTGATGCACAGCGGGCAGATGCCATTCTCCTGTGAGTGTGGGAAGGGCTTTGCCAAGCAGTCTAAGCTTGTGGAACACATCAGGATACACACAGGGGAGAAGCCTTTCCAGTGTCCCAAGTGTGACAAGAGTTTCCGCTTGAAGGTGCAACTGCTTAGCCACCAAGGCCTGCACACGGGGGAGAGACCTTTCCACTGCCCCGAGTGTGATAAAAACTTCCGGGAAAGGAGCCACATGCTCAGGCACCAGCGCATCCACAGGCCTGAGAGGCCCTTTGCCTGTGGTGACTGTGGGAAGGGGTTCATTTATAAGTCCAGACTGGCTGAGCACATCAGGGTGCATCCAAAATCCTGCCAGGCCCCAAGGAAGCCTGACATTAAGACAAGGCTTAGCCAACTGTTGGCAATGATAGAGGCTGACTGGAGCTGA